From the Homo sapiens chromosome 1, GRCh38.p14 Primary Assembly genome, one window contains:
- the H3-3A gene encoding histone H3.3, which yields MARTKQTARKSTGGKAPRKQLATKAARKSAPSTGGVKKPHRYRPGTVALREIRRYQKSTELLIRKLPFQRLVREIAQDFKTDLRFQSAAIGALQEASEAYLVGLFEDTNLCAIHAKRVTIMPKDIQLARRIRGERA from the exons ATGGCTCGTACAAAGCAGACTGCCCGCAAATCGACCGGTGGTAAAGCACCCAGGAAGCAACTGGCTACAAAAGCCGCTCGCAAGAGTGCGCCCTCTACTGGAGGGGTGAAGAAACCTCATCGTTACAG gcctGGTACTGTGGCGCTCCGTGAAATTAGACGTTATCAGAAGTCCACTGAACTTCTGATTCGCAAACTTCCCTTCCAGCGTCTGGTGCGAGAAATTGCTCAGGACTTTAAAACAGATCTGCGCTTCCAGAGCGCAGCTATCGGTGCTTTGCAG GAGGCAAGTGAGGCCTATCTGGTTGGCCTTTTTGAAGACACCAACCTGTGTGCTATCCATGCCAAACGTGTAACAATTATGCCAAAAGACATCCAGCTAGCACGCCGCATACGTGGAGAACGTGCTTAA